Proteins encoded by one window of Triplophysa rosa linkage group LG19, Trosa_1v2, whole genome shotgun sequence:
- the zgc:77151 gene encoding LOW QUALITY PROTEIN: AT-rich interactive domain-containing protein 5B (The sequence of the model RefSeq protein was modified relative to this genomic sequence to represent the inferred CDS: substituted 1 base at 1 genomic stop codon) — protein MEQSTIQWLGSPSCLRGSFAFYKSVCCKQESGAPPQVWKLGEFYFLRCGPQEPVCIAEVTLLWEDQTQRHLLASSRLXFLPEDTPKGRAAGHGEDEVLAVSKKIVVRVEDLVKWTCREPPQWKRSSQKIHGPHKSDGSQDSSNPQEEKTESTEESTDVQQKVKVLSYPQYCRFRSLQRRVPDQAACPGQQNPHLLALGGIKVTVHNTRVLYCRDTFNHPTLDSSACILTQFGCSSLSLKGRPRKRRGRDGTGLDQQNQNHLSESWMERMKENVTGSVEMQWDGNWLPHPEEQLFLDQLYLFMERRGSPISKVPNLGFKKIDLFLMYSVVKKMGGYERVTSQRLWKVVYNELGGSPGSTSAATCTRRHYEKLMLPYELHIRGDNSKLGKLRATSVSPTTIKKTEVGKGVSNSPKNVQASPPDGVVVRKRGRPPGKRNAKVLAKGRVGRPPLHPKPPPEKPQQEIKPQPIFQELKLTSHPLAPRLSLVSSTHVSHQPIPGRDVKIVETVPTFLSGPVKLLAGGSLEGFSPTKGLCPLDLFRARLGLNGLGGVEGTPRDSSTPHQTITVHQPKVSMPETPESLQQCSGCSLDTPSQNAGLAMTKVPLPPLRILPLDIGCSLQLRQLMRTRLGSAHMNTFTKRLSEVLAQDLSQTSQPNSSVPQEQSLPLNLSKRSITKRSAGDDLTDSKASDVQSPTKRMKTEDVDVSLKWNGTSLLVPLTQDEPADLSSPSRARAILHDRTSVTPTRSEAASFPLTPKSDISAVKPPTIVASPDARRCVYQADDKCGGITVTIKNDPEGSPELGPQPISDLFSQRIPTDDIKVESDAVSCLKILSSSLLSKPPQSC, from the exons ATGGAGCAGAGTACGATACAG TGGTTAGGCTCCCCCAGCTGCCTCCGAGGCTCCTTTGCCTTTTATAAGTCGGTGTGTTGCAAACAGGAGTCCGGGGCTCCGCCTCAGGTCTGGAAACTCGGAGAGTTTTATTTTCTGCGCTGTGGCCCTCAGGAGCCTGTGTGTATAGCAGAGGTCACACTGCTGTGGGAGGATCAGAcacagcgccacctgctggccaGCTCGAGACTCTAATTCTTACCTGAAGACACACCGAAGGGCAGAGCGGCGGGACATGGAGAG GATGAAGTCCTGGCTGTGTCGAAAAAGATTGTGGTGAGAGTAGAGGATCTGGTGAAGTGGACCTGTCGGGAACCTCCACAGTGGAAGCGCAGCAGTCAAAAAATTCACGGGCCTCACAAATCTGATGGGTCACAAGATTCTTCTAATCCCCAGGAAGAGAAAACGGAGAGCACCG AAGAGTCTACAGACGTACAGCAGAAGGTTAAAGTTCTCAGCTACCCCCAGTATTGCCGTTTTCGATCATTGCAGAGACGAGTCCCAGATCAGGCTGCTTGCCCCGGTCAACAGAACCCTCACCTGCTGGCTCTGGGGGGGATAAAGGTGACCGTGCACAACACACGGGTCCTTTACTGTCGGGACACTTTCAACCACCCTACTCTAGACAGCAGCGCCTGCATACTGACACAGTTCG GATGCTCCTCTCTCAGCTTGAAGGGGCGACCTCGTAAAAGAAGGGGCAGAGATGGCACAGGGCTCGACCAACAAAACCAGAACCATTTATCAGAGTCATGGATGGAAAGGATGAAG GAGAATGTGACGGGCAGTGTAGAGATGCAATGGGATGGAAATTGGCTTCCACACCCCGAGGAGCAGCTCTTCCTGGATCAGCTGTATCTTTTTATGGAGCGCCGGGGCTCCCCCATCAGCAAAGTTCCCAACCTGGGCTTCAAAAAAA TTGATCTCTTCCTCATGTATTCAGTTGTGAAAAAGATGGGAGGCTACGAAAGG GTGACATCTCAGCGTTTGTGGAAGGTAGTGTACAATGAACTGGGGGGAAGCCCGGGAAGCACCAGCGCTGCCACCTGCACCAGGAGGCATTATGAAAA GCTGATGCTCCCTTATGAACTGCACATAAGGGGAGACAATTCAAAACTTGGCAAGCTCAGAGCTACATCTGTCTCACCCACCACCATCAAAAAGACAGAGGTGGGCAAAGGAGTGTCGAACAGTCCGAAGAATGTCCAG GCATCTCCACCAGATGGCGTTGTGGTACGTAAAAGAGGAAGACCACCCGGTAAACGCAACGCTAAAGTTCTGGCTAAGGGCAGAGTTGGAAGACCACCCTTGCATCCCAAACCTCCTCCTGAAAAACCCCAGCAGGAGATCAAGCCACAGCCTATTTTCCAAGAACTCAAGCTTACCAGCCATCCTCTTGCCCCACGACTGTCCCTCGTGTCCTCTACACACGTATCTCACCAACCCATACCGGGACGAGATGTGAAGATTGTGGAGACCGTTCCCACATTCCTTTCAGGTCCTGTAAAGTTGTTGGCGGGCGGTTCCTTGGAAGGATTCAGTCCCACTAAAGGCCTTTGTCCGCTGGACCTCTTCCGAGCCCGTCTGGGCCTTAACGGACTCGGTGGTGTTGAGGGAACTCCTCGAGATTCCTCCACGCCCCACCAGACCATAACGGTTCATCAACCTAAAGTCAGTATGCCCGAGACCCCCGAGAGTCTCCAACAGTGTTCAGGGTGTAGTCTGGATACCCCGTCCCAAAACGCAGGACTCGCGATGACTAAAGTCCCCCTGCCCCCCTTGAGGATCCTCCCGCTGGACATCGGGTGCAGTCTGCAGTTGCGACAGCTGATGCGTACCCGTCTCGGTTCGGCGCACATGAACACCTTCACCAAACGTCTTTCAGAGGTTCTGGCTCAAGACCTTAGCCAGACTTCCCAACCCAATTCTAGTGTGCCACAGGAGCAGTCGCTCCCGCTCAACCTCAGCAAGAGATCCATTACGAAAAGGTCTGCTGGAGATGACCTCACAGATTCCAAAGCAAGCGATGTACAGTCTCCAACCAAGAGGATGAAGACGGAAGACGTTGATGTGTCTCTGAAATGGAACGGCACATCTTTGTTGGTTCCGTTGACTCAAGATGAGCCGGCGGACCTCAGCTCTCCAAGCCGAGCCCGAGCTATACTTCACGATAGGACAAGTGTGACTCCAACCCGCTCCGAAGCCGCCTCTTTCCCCTTAACTCCCAAATCGGACATCTCCGCTGTCAAGCCCCCCACTATTGTTGCTTCCCCAGATGCTCGACGTTGCGTTTACCAAGCGGACGACAAATGCGGCGGAATTACGGTGACCATTAAGAATGATCCCGAAGGATCTCCAGAACTAGGACCTCAACCCATCAGTGACCTCTTTTCACAGCGTATACCTACTGATGATATCAAAGTGGAGTCGGACGCGGTTTCCTGTCTCAAGATACTCTCGAGTTCACTCCTTTCCAAGCCTCCGCAAAGCTGTTAG